A DNA window from Argopecten irradians isolate NY chromosome 10, Ai_NY, whole genome shotgun sequence contains the following coding sequences:
- the LOC138333763 gene encoding LOW QUALITY PROTEIN: uncharacterized protein (The sequence of the model RefSeq protein was modified relative to this genomic sequence to represent the inferred CDS: deleted 2 bases in 1 codon) — MGRSKTEIKQLRNLPKVFFLDGSFIFVKLNRGVWWPGYVEDGKCCFYDEEDYVTLNNINWAYNISDEQMRKSLGKLRTREKSKFLDDLEITKSKKADRLIQSSGQEGIADGHDRKMANDEQGTLDVGEIADEERNRTLDDGEIADEDRDRTLDVGEIADEERNRTLDVGEIADEDRDRTLDVGEMADEDRDRTLDVGEMADEDRDRTLDVGEMADKERNRTLDVGEMADEERNRTLDVGEMADEERNRTLDVGEIADEDCDRTLDVGEMADEDRDRTLDVGEMADEERNRTLDVGEMETRNETGHWMLEIADEDCDRTLDVGEMADEDRDRTLDVGEMADEERNRTLDVGEMADDEQEMTEYDREKTMDDGEIADKDHDRTLDVGEMADEERNRTLDVGEMADEVRNRAVDVGEMAVDEQDMTEYDREKTLDVGEMADEERNRTLNVGEMVDKERNRTLDGGEMADEDRNRAVDVGEMADDEQEMTDDEREMTDDEQEMTDEQEMTDDKQEKTVDHEVMIDEQKLTDDEQEGSVDDGELTDAEQGRTTDDGEMADDEQERILVEAEVEDEEEKKITDNGEIAGNEQERITAIKEKVNCEGVKDSCSDDSDCSQIWPLLSVGPRRTRKLQRPTYNLEEDSDYSVWDDSDRDPLYKPQKSDEFDDSETCVSDKENNPSQNSKRNADYHPSIATVKKIKMATDQDESDEEIDPMRPSTDHVRAVSKKEDGGRKYDKRQACLFCGGLFAKISSHLQNIHHDEATVCKILAKPKNSEERKKGWQELRNKGNFHHNIAVLTGTKEGNIVVDRRPGKEKGKDCFLPCPSCLAFILKDDLWRHSKKCRFADSQSNEKTIKKQATLLLHGSTSSSENEEGNKFRQVVLEGMKKDEVLDMITHDKLLVLLGSKLLIKNGHERVSNVRQKIREMGRLLQVLTKTAEESSCTMSDFLTPEKFDVVVCGVKKLCILEGETVRGCDKYERPALALKVGHTLKKLAQIKIGQALRNHDEKERTDAENYLTLHNDEWCEKVSSHAISTLSERKFNNPDILPLTEDIVCLRKYLLEEMKKVQVELNKQPSSDTSTWRYLAQLALCRVCVFNRRRGGEVGEMLLTSYQERNMEQGSKELISCLEPIEKKLMERLQLVDIMGKRKRKVPVILTADMVEALDCLNSHRSAVVSPANKYLFAAPSTSNGHLKGWDALNMISQKAGLQKPQLMRTTNLRKYVATVSQIVDMGSNQELEWLASHMGHSLSVHREYYRLQEKTLELAKVSKLLMVVDKGLTYKYAGRRLDQITLDEIEDVSEEPNQHETENDGPADEEEHAEMTYEKDDQAEEEDHAEMTYEKDDQAEEEDHAEIDEGCTRKKKKTVAKKMPWTQEEKDLLKKKFHRSISSRTPPCKNDILVECRKDERIKKIFDCRGWLQMKYIIWSLAQQHHKRCQKLLDKR, encoded by the exons ATGGGACGAAGCAAAACTGAGATAAAGCAACTAAGAAATCTACCAAAAG ttttttttttagacGGATCCTTTATTTTTGTAAAGCTGAACAGAGGAGTCTGGTGGCCAGGATATGTTGAGGATGGAAAATGCTGTTTTTATGATGAAGAAGatta TGTGACTCTCAACAATATAAACTGGGCATACAATATTAGTGATGAGCAGATGAGGAAATCACTAG gGAAACTGAGAACAAGAGAAAAATCCAAATTTCTAGATGATTtagaaataacaaaatcaaaG AAAGCAGATAGACTAATACAAAGTAGTGGACAAGAGGGCATAGCAGATGGTCACGATCGAAAGATGGCAAATGATGAGCAGGGGACATTGGATGTTGGTGAGATTGCAGACGAGGAACGAAACAGAACATTGGATGATGGTGAGATAGCAGACGAGGATCGCGACAGGACATTGGATGTTGGTGAGATTGCAGACGAGGAACGAAACAGGACATTGGATGTTGGTGAGATAGCAGACGAGGATCGCGACAGGACATTGGATGTTGGTGAGATGGCAGACGAGGATCGCGACAGAACATTGGATGTTGGTGAGATGGCAGACGAGGATCGCGACAGGACATTGGATGTTGGTGAGATGGCAGACAAGGAACGAAACAGGACATTGGATGTTGGTGAGATGGCAGACGAGGAACGAAACAGGACATTGGATGTTGGTGAGATGGCAGACGAGGAACGAAACAGGACATTGGATGTTGGTGAGATAGCAGACGAGGATTGCGACAGGACATTGGATGTTGGTGAGATGGCAGACGAGGATCGCGACAGGACATTGGATGTTGGTGAGATGGCAGACGAGGAACGAAACAGGACATTGGATGTTGGTGAGATGGAGACGAGGAACGAAACAGGACATTGGATGTTG GAGATAGCAGACGAGGATTGCGACAGGACATTGGATGTTGGTGAGATGGCAGACGAGGATCGCGACAGGACATTGGATGTTGGTGAGATGGCAGACGAGGAACGAAACAGGACATTGGATGTTGGTGAGATGGCAGATGATGAACAAGAGATGACAGAGTATGATCGAGAGAAGACGATGGATGATGGCGAGATAGCAGACAAGGATCATGACAGGACATTGGATGTTGGTGAGATGGCAGACGAGGAACGAAACAGGACATTGGATGTTGGTGAGATGGCAGACGAGGTCCGGAACAGGGCAGTGGATGTTGGTGAGATGGCAGTTGATGAACAAGACATGACAGAGTATGATCGAGAGAAGACATTGGATGTTGGTGAGATGGCAGACGAGGAACGAAACAGGACATTGAATGTTGGTGAGATGGTGGACAAGGAACGAAACAGGACATTGGATGGTGGAGAGATGGCAGACGAGGACCGGAACAGGGCAGTGGATGTTGGTGAGATGGCAGATGATGAACAAGAGATGACGGATGATGAACGAGAGATGACGGATGATGAACAAGAGATGACAGATGAACAAGAGATGACGGATGATAAACAAGAGAAGACGGTGGATCATGAAGTGATGATAGATGAACAAAAGTTGACAGATGATGAACAAGAAGGAAGTGTGGATGATGGAGAGTTGACAGATGCTGAACAGGGGAGGACAACAGATGATGGTGAGATGGCAGATGATGAGCAAGAGAGGATATTGGTTGAAGCAGAGGTGGAGGATGAGGAAGAAAAGAAGATAACAGATAATGGAGAGATAGCCGGCAATGAGCAGGAGAGGATAACAG CTATTAAAGAAAAGGTAAATTGTGAGGGAGTAAAAGATTCTTGCAGCGACGACAGTGACTGCTCACAGATCTGGCCCTTATTG AGTGTTGGTCCGAGAAGGACAAGGAAGTTACAGAGACCAACCTACAA CTTGGAGGAAGACAGTGATTACAGTGTTTGGGATGATTCTGACAGAGACCCACTTTACAAGCCACAGAAGTCTGACGAATTTGATGATAG CGAAACATGTGTCAGCGATAAAGAAAATAATCCTTCACAGAATTCAAAGAGAAATGCAGACTACCACCCTTCCATTGCAACTGTCAAGAAAATAAAG ATGGCTACAGATCAAGATGAATCAGATGAGGAGATAGACCCCATGCGTCCTTCAACAG ATCATGTTCGTGCTGTTTCAAAAAAGGAAGATGGAGGCAGGAAATATGATAAGCGACAGGCATGTCTATTCTGTGGTGGACTTTTTGCCAAGATCTCGTCCCATCTGCAGAATATCCATCATGATGAAGCCACAGTTTGTAAAATTCTTGCAAAGCCAAAAAATTCTGAAGAAAGGAAAAAAGGCTGGCAGGAACTGAGAAACAAGGGTAATTTCCACCATAATATTGCGGTTCTGACTGGAACAAAAGAAGGAAACATAGTTGTAGACAGACGACCAGGAAAGGAAAAAGGGAAGGATTGTTTTCTCCCATGTCCATCATGCTTGGCTTTTATCTTAAAAGACGACTTATGGCGACATTCCAAGAAATGCCGATTCGCAGATAGCCAGAGCAATGAAAAAACTATCAAAAAGCAGGCTACACTTCTACTTCACGGCTCAACTTCATCATCAGAAAATGAAGAAGGTAACAAATTTCGCCAGGTAGTATTAGAAGGGATGAAAAAAGACGAAGTTTTGGACATGATCACCCATGACAAGCTGTTGGTTCTCTTGGGCTCTAAATTGCTAATAAAAAATGGCCATGAAAGAGTGAGCAATGTAAGACAAAAAATTCGGGAAATGGGGCGTCTTCTCCAGGTACTGACAAAAACAGCAGAAGAAAGTTCCTGTACTATGAGCGACTTCTTAACCCCAGAAAAGTTTGATGTAGTGGTATGTGGCGTCAAAAAACTCTGTATTTTAGAAGGAGAAACTGTGCGGGGATGTGACAAGTATGAGAGGCCTGCACTGGCCCTCAAAGTTGGACATACTTTAAAGAAGTTGGCTCAGATTAAAATAGGACAGGCATTGCGCAATCATGATGAAAAGGAGAGGACAGATGCAGAGAATTATCTTACTTTGCATAATGATGAATGGTGCGAAAAAGTTAGTAGTCATGCCATCAGCACATTGTCCGAGAGAAAGTTCAACAATCCAGACATATTGCCGCTCACAGAAGACATAGTATGTCTAAGGAAATATCTTCTTGAAGAAATGAAAAAAGTACAAGTAGAATTGAACAAGCAGCCCAGCAGCGATACCAGTACTTGGAGATACCTGGCACAACTTGCCCTGTGCAGAGTTTGTGTCTTCAACAGACGTAGAGGGGGTGAAGTGGGTGAGATGTTGCTTACATCATACCAGGAAAGGAATATGGAGCAAGGATCCAAAGAATTGATATCATGTCTGGAACCAATTGAAAAGAAACTTATGGAAAG GCTGCAACTTGTTGATATCATGGGGAAAAGGAAAAGGAAGGTTCCAGTTATTCTTACTGCAGACATGGTGGAAGCCCTTGATTGTTTGAATAGTCACAGATCTGCAGTTGTTTCACCAGCAAACAAGTATTTGTTTGCTGCACCATCAACATCTAATGGTCACTTGAAAGGATGGGATGCCCTAAATATGATCTCTCAGAAAGCTGGTCTGCAAAAACCGCAACTAATGAGAACAACAAACCTGAGAAAATATGTGGCAACTGTTTCCCAG ATTGTTGACATGGGATCAAATCAAGAGTTAGAATGGCTAGCATCACACATGGGACACAGTCTGTCGGTACACAGGGAATACTACCGTCTACAGGAGAAGACCCTAGAGTTGGCAAAAGTCAGTAAACTACTTATGGTTGTAGACAAGGGACTAACATACAAGTATGCCGGACGCAGACTTGATCAGATAACTCTTGATG AAATTGAAGATGTTTCTGAGGAGCCTAATCAGCATGAGACAG AAAATGATGGCCCAGCTGATGAAGAGGAACATGCTGAAATGACTTATG AAAAAGATGACCAAGCTGAAGAAGAGGATCATGCTGAAATGACTTATG AAAAAGATGACCAAGCTGAAGAAGAGGATCATGCTGAAATAGATGAAG GATGTACTAGAAAAAAGAAGAAGACTGTTGCTAAGAAAATGCCATGGACGCAAGAAGAGAAGGATCTCTTGAAAAAGAAATTTCATCGCAGTATTTCGAGCAGAACACCACCATGTAAAAATGATATACTTGTAGAATGCAGGAAGGATGAAcgaataaagaaaatatttgactGTCGAGGCTGGCTTCAAATGAAGTACATAATTTGGAGCCTTGCACAACAACATCACAAGAGGTGTCAAAAACTTCTTGATAAAAGATGA